The following nucleotide sequence is from Sander vitreus isolate 19-12246 chromosome 11, sanVit1, whole genome shotgun sequence.
TGACAAAACCTCATCAGCCACTGCCCCTGCCTTTGCGTAGGACTTAAGCTCGCGTCCTGTCAGCCTGGCCACAGCCTTCAGCAACAGTAAAgaaaatcacacaaaaacattagaaaacatatttaaacttTGTGATATATGATACCACATACAGTAGCAATATACTCCCATCCAGCAGTAAGAAATCCTTCTACTAACTTTACCATGGCCATAAGTCCAGCAGCTATGCCAATCAGCGGGCTCACTGCTATGACCACCAAAGTCAGCTTCCATCCACCAATGAATCCAACCATGAAGCCAAACACAAACGTAGAGATCCTCTCAATGAAGATAGACACCTGGTCAGCGATGGCATTGTTGATCTTGTTGATGTCACTGTCAAGGAACAGAAACACTATTCTGTGTAAAACATTATCCCAGCTATGCACTGATAACAGCCTGACCTGCAGATAAAGAGGCCCCACTCACTCTGTCATCCTTGTGTTCAGTTCACCAACAGAGTTGCAGTCAAACCATCCGATCTCCATTTGCATTACTTTTCTGAAATAAGTCTTTCTCATTCTATCAATTTGTCTTGCGGCTGCTGACACCCAGAAGGCAATCTACAGCAATCAGAATTgcacaaaagtatttctttagTACATATGACGTGCTAAAACTTCATAACAAACCATAATTACTCAAGAGtgttttaaattaaagctgaaTACGGCAAGCAGAAATACTTACCTGAAAATAACTAACAAACAGAACTCCTATTCCAATTCCAACATAGTAATATGCAAACATGGTCATCTGTGCTTCAATGTCCACCCTGCGGAGAAAATTAAATGAGTAGCAGCAGCTCTTAACTGTAACAGTAATCACATAAGCCGTTAACTATAGACTTACCCACAGTACACAGTGCTGTTTTCAGCTGTTTCATATATGGAGCCATTTTTCCAGTAGatggtgttgttgttgcattCCTTGTTTGTGTCTTTCAGTTCTTGGACCTCAAGCTCATACGCCACAAACGTGTTTGTCATCTGGCCGTACACCAGAAGCATGAGAGGTGAAGCTGCACCATGTATGAGGGCACACAAACCCCCCACTACCATCATCACGGTGTCTTTGCAAGTTGCAAATCGaaactgaaaaaagaaatttgTGGATTTTTTAAAAATTCTTTTAACAATGTAGTTGTGAGAATTTGCTCcgcatttttatttgtatgttttaatgATCAAATCAAAGATAGTAAAAGTACAGTGGTGTGGAGAATCGTACAATCAAAATTCTACTTAGTAAAAGTACATgatattataatattttatacatttttaacatgtttttatataaaatCTTAATCTAAAAAATAACTTGTAAGTAAGGCTATCAAATACATGGAGtggattaaaaagtacaaagtaaagtgaaataaaaatactcaaaactgaacttaagtacagtacttgagtaaatatatcTTAATCTTAAGCAACACCTTTTCAGATTACATCTCaactctttatttttattttttatgaataaacttaaatttaaaacttaaaaaaagcaaatctCTAAGCATTTCTACTGTAGCAGTGAACAAGCTTTTAGTTACTCTCCCCATTTTGGATGAAACCTAGCTCTTGCTCCAACATGgtttgaatgcacttattgtaagtcactttggacaaaagcactttactttccaccacttttCATGAACAATGTGAGCAAAGACAGAGTATTTACCAGCTGAAAGTATCCAACATTGGGCATCTTATCTTTTTTCTTCTCGTCTCTGTAACACatgaacattaacattaacattaacaacaaTTAAAGTAAGTCCCAGGAATATTTTGCAAACATATTGTGGTctgaaacatacagtagtaTATTGTGGGAGATACATAATTACAAACTTACCCATTCTCAATGTCTGCTAAAAAGGAGAAATGAAATGTAGGTACCCCGTAATTACTTGGCTTTTTATACAAAACTCCACCATTATCGtgttcgttttttgtttttgcaataAAAATGGATCACGCACCTCTTTTATCGACACCTGGTGCTGTAAATGTTGTTGATTTCTTCATGTCTGCTGCCCTGACTCAGGCAGGTGTGTCCTCACTAGGTAACTGTAATaagaaaatacaatttttaCCGTCTATAATAGAAATATAGTCGTTTTATAAACTGATTATTTGTGTGTTACTGTTAACCTAAGTGACCTGCTGTCCCAGTATGTTGCTGTGTGCTTAGCAAGCAGAAGCAGCATCTCTGAGGACGGAGCTTGATGTACCCAATGTATTAAATGTATCAgcacagctgaagaaatgatgAGTTACAGTCACCCAACAGGGTGGCCAACAGGGCCACCACAGTAACTGTggataaaaaaatctaaattgtaATTTGGATGTTAATCAACGGGATCCATGGTCCAGTGGGATTCAAGAGAACCATGTTTTCAGACTCATTTCAGTCCATGTATGGGTTTACAAAGTTTAAGAAAAACTTCCACTGTTCCCAAAACAAATTGGAATATTAGAATAAGTTAATGTTATCTAATGGTTAAGTCACAGTTGCCATCCACTGTGTATTATGTGTAGTAAAAATACTACAGCAACACACTGCTTTTAGCATCTTACTATATAaatatcaacaacaaaacattattaaatTACTAAATTATTAAATACATAGATTCTGACAAGAACAGCAATTATTACAGGGGGATCCTTGTTGAGCATGAACTTTATggtggaagaaaagaaaatgcactGTACCTGGAAATCCAGCAGCACCACTGAGGCTCATCAGAGTAAATTCCTATCTTAACTTAGAGTCTAGAGTCTAGAATCTAGTCTTATTTTCAGGTAACCTATGATTCTCCTTTCCCATTATCTACACTTCCATTAGACTGATAAGAGTTGTGTCAACATTATGACCCTTAACTCAATCACTAAACCAAGTTAATGTTCATTGACTGCTATTAGTTATAGTACCTTCTATGGTAATACCACTGTATCTTTGAAAACAAACCCAGTgggatttttaaaatgtaaaatttacTAACGAAAAAGTGTCCCTTGTTGTACTGTAAATGAGTTTACTTGTTATCATAAGTGATTGTAAAATGGGTTTAATGAACGTAAGGCCATTAGTTATTGTCAGGTGCTGTCTTAATACACACATAATccaaataaaatgtcataaataagGAAATGTTGGTACCTACCTGTCATTGATGTTAGATGTTTCTAAGAGTGATACAAGCTACACATCTTGCTTTTGGAAACATTGGACTTGAAGCCTGTATATGTTTTATAAATGATGCCTCATCGGcaccatttttaaatgttttgtattgcttttatatttatatatatatatatcgtactgtattgtgttgtctttatGGACCTCTGTGTCTTGAATaaagttgattgattgattgattagaaTTCATCAGAATGAAATTTAATTGTAATGTAATTAcaaattttacatttcacaagGCTAAATAATCAGAGTAGTAACTGTTCTTGGAAAGAAATACCCCAGCACATTTTCAAATCTTTGGTAACACAAATTTAAGGGGTTAATCACTAATGTCAGACAATTTCTAAACATACTGTAGGctaatacattttgtgtgtcaTCCAATGTCATCCATTTGTCTCGTTCCATAACTTTCTAACTGCAGTGTGGGTTTTACTTATTTCACAGTTAAGTACGCTATTAGTACATATAGTATGATATATAAAATAAGGAAATGGAGACACAATGGTAATAATTAAGCGGATGTTCGCGGGGTGAATGCCCGCTAGGACAAGAGGGCCTGGGTTCGGAATTTGCTCCTTCTTTACAACCGGTTATTATTCAAAACACAGGTGATTGATAATAATACAGGAAGGAGGGGACTCAAAGGCACACTGTGATTTAAACTGACTTTCTGATTTTCTCTTACAGAGCTGACAGTTGTCTGGCATGGAGATCCTGCACTAACAACTGTATGCAAATGTACAGTAGGTGGCCAACATTGGTATAGTAGGCTATATTACTTTAAAGAATTTacactattttattttgttaatttggGTAATACACTCTTTTGTCATCTTGCAGAGAATAAGTCAGTTGATAATTAGCTTTGCTTAATACAAAGACCGGAAACATGATGtaatttagatagatagatagatagatagatagatagatagatagatagatagatagatagatagatagatagatagatagatagatagatagaagatACTTTATAAAGCCTAATGGCTGGGGGGACAAAAGATCTCCTGCACCTCTCAGTCCTCTCAGTCCTTGTTTTTCGCTTGatgaaattaatttttttaatctgttgttATTTGTcttgatttacacacacatgcctcaaatgtggagagatgtcagaaaTCAGGGTCACTGCAGCACAGtgcatccatctatctatctatctatctatctatctatccatctatctatctatctatctatctatctatccatctatctatctatctatctatctgataTGATCATATAGTCTCCAGCAGATGGCGATTTTCACATCATTTCGGTGAAAAGTGGGCGGAGGAGGCGAATTTGCGTTTCCTACGGTGGCGAaggcatgtcccgccctactctgccttgCGCTGCCTCTAATTGCCTACGAAGGCAACGTactggccaatcagaagcaCATTAGGGCGGGTCATGTCTTCTCTATCCTAGGGAAAACTAATTTGCGTGGAGgatatttcttttactgtctatgaggATACCTGAGTTCCCCGGAAGTTACCTTCAAATAAATGAAgtagtaaaagaaaaaacagcttTGTACAAATCTTAACTATCTGTGTCTCTCCCGAAAATTCACGTCCTGCTGTCCTGCCATGCGACACTTAATGTATTCATTCTCCGCAcgtaagttttttttcttttcactcttTCTCAGTCGCTTTGGTAGGCTACTTCTTGAATCATTCTTAACATTCGAAAACCAGTAAGTCGGTTTCTCAAAACAATTATTACAAACgacaccacaagcctgtaactTGCTCTCTAGTCCATTCCTCAAAAGTAAATATGTATGTCGATAAACATGTCAGTGCCATCAGAATGTCAAGTACTTGTGTCATTGTTCACAAAGAAGATGCTAAGTTTTGTCAAAAAGTTGTTTTAAGACTGCACTTTCTCTGTATGGAAGTCATACATTTCAACAGTAGATAGTCACACATTCCTTTATGTGAGATTAGGATTGCAAAAGATTGGACTGGATTCAcatttatgcttttatttttggtttatCAACAAATTACAGTGTCATTGCgattcagaaagaaaaacacaaaactacaaaactaTGTGTTGTGCTGTTTGGATATGCTTGTCAATTGAAGTTTAATTTGGTGCACCTCCAAGCTATTATACATTGAGGTTGATCTGGTTGATCATTGGTTGATCTAATGTTTCACACAATCCCCTTCATTAATGGAAGTCAAGATTCACCTGACAACAATTTATCAATTCTGGACAAATTCACAACAACAATCTGTAAGAACAGTTGGAATGTATGAGCAAGCAGTTTTGAGAGTGTCAGTTGTTATCTGAGAAACAAAGCGACTGAGAAAACCTGTAAGAGATGTTCATCTAGCTAAACCTGAAACTAGAACCAGTCCTCTGAGTCTCACTCCACATGGTGAAATGTTATTACctagctttttcactttttgcttTTCAATTGTGATAATCGATTTAGCGTTTTTGCTCATTTTTCGAGCAAAAATATGCTACTAAATGTTCCAGCTCATAAATTGTGAGGATTCGCTGCTTCTCTTTGTAttatatgacagtaaactgaacatctCTGAGTTTTGGACTGTCGGtcgagggaaaaaaaacaaaattttaagtggaattttttttttttttttactgtttgtgaCATTTTACGCATCAAACTCTTCAATTAATTGAggaaataatcgacagattaatcgaccaGTTAACTGCAGCCCTCATGTCAGTAGATTATATTCAATATTCAGTCTCAGTTGAGACTGGctaatttgtaaagtatttCCACTGCCTTTTACATTCATTAATTTCGGCCTAtatgtgtttattattttagaGCTTTAGAGTAAATTACTCTGCAACCATTTTAATTATAGATTAatcatttaagatttgagtCTCTGGTTTCACCTTCTCAAATGTAAATAGCTGTTGGTTTTCTTCTGGTCTTCTGTGATAGAGAAATTTATGTTTTGGACTGAAAagaagcaatttgaagatgtcaacCTGGGCCCTGGGAAAATGTAATTGCCACAATTTCTTAGGCTTACTGCatcattataaaaataaaactagatACATTGTTAGGCTTGTAAAGTATCCCATTGATAAGGTGCAGTGCATACAAAGGACTCATCAtcacacaaaaatgttgaataacGCACATAGCTATAGTCATACCTGAAGGTGTGTCATCCACCCACAGAAAGATACAGGTTTTGCCACATCTCAGTTTCATGTTTAAATTTTCCTCAGCAGAATTCAGTGTTAATATGAAGTTGAAATTGTTAAAATGTCATCAGTTTGAACAAGTCCAGGGTTGCAAATGTAGTACTTGCTTTGCATTGGGAGGTACTGCAAAATACTGCACTAATAAAAAACCTCAGACCATTTGATAAAATAAGattgaaagttcattcttgacctcgGAAACAGTAGGTGACATTGCAATATTACCAGCTCTTTTGGAGCTTTTGGTCATATCACACAATCTTTTTCAGCTGTTGTTGTTACAACAGCTGTTGTTAAATTGTCATACAATTGAAGATATTTACATTtctgacatttacatttacatctcACTGCTTTGAAGACTTCTCATCCATGTTGTTTTGAACAGGGGTCGGCAACCTTTTGATATGAAACGCCCTTTTCAAAATTTGTTGTTTATTAGTGTGCCATGTCAACGTTAAGTTTAATTATGACATCACATCAAGAATTAACATCCAGGGAATCTGTCATTTTATTCCATAGCAACACTTGATAACATTTATTTCCCATAATCAGGAcattgtaattatatatatagtatgataCAAGGCTGCCATCCTTATGAAAGCATCCACATCTGAGTTGATATCATTAACCTTACCATCATTACACCAATCTTGTTTATCATCTTAAACTTCACTCAGTCATAATGGCAGTAAATGtcaaaacaggagaattaaGAGTATCAAACAGAAATATGAGAACTATACAATAATGCTGCCATGCTTATGAAACATCCACATCTGAGTTGGAATCATTAATCTTGTCAGcaatacacttaatactttttttacagatttataTGCACAGTTCCCATTTAGCATACTGCTTGCAATGCTATTCCCTCATTTCAAAAAAGGTTGCAATGGCAGCAAATGTCACAAAGGGAGAATTAAGTTTAACAAACACAATACAAGATGAAAAAAGAGACTGGGCCGGAGCCCTTGTATGTAAAGTCATATGTGCTACATTAAACAGATGCCTACCAGTCAATGTACACAAGCTTCGGAGTGGTCAGTTGTCAAACGACTGCGGGAGGGGCTGAGCACGCTCTTCATATGTGAGAATATCTGCTCACAGAGATATATTGATCCAAAGACTGTCAGCAAAACCAATGCAATGTTCCTGAGACAGCAAAACTTCTCTGGTACAGATATCCAGCAGGTGAAGATGCAAGTTCCGTGATCATGCCTCGTGGCAGTTTCCAGCTGTTTCCGTAGCTCTGCAAACTTTGTCAGCTCAATCAGCTGCATTTCCACGTCCTGTATATCCAGCCAGTCCATCAGAGATAAATCCAGTTCATGTCCATCAAAGCTATCGGGTTTAATCAAGAATGAGAACATGGGTCCATACTTCTGAAATTCCTGAAATCGTGTTGTAAACTCAGACTCAAGCCCGCTGATGTATTTGCATATTTCAGCGGTGTTGATGCTGTGCTCCGTGAACAGCTCCCTTAAGTGCCTGAAGTAGCGGAAAGTGGAGGTGGAAATGTCTCTTGAAAGAATTGTCAGCTTTCCAACAAAAGCAGACTGCCAAACGTGGTATGTCATTTACATCCACACTCTCATCAAGCGCGACGCTAAATACCATGGCTTCTTTCAAACCACCTGTCTGCTGCACTCttgcattttctgccatttcttCGATGCGTCGTTCAACACTTCTGGCTGACATGGGAATGTCTTTTATTcttgattttattgtctctttgTTTGGTAAGCCAACAAAACATCTGAGCTACAGATGAAAGCtagcctttatttttatttattctccaTCAGTGAATGGCTTTCTCACGTTTTGCAATGCAATTAGCAATGTGATAGCTTGCTTTGGTAGCATGATTTCTGGCCGTGGCGAAGACTTTGAATGTGTTAGCTTGCTTCCCATGCCTGGACATGGCACGTTTGATAGATTCAGCCTTGTCCGCCGCAAGTTTGGTCTAAAAATGGCGTTTAACACTCGATGTTCAGCAAACAACATTTTCAAGACATAAAGTGCACACAGCACGGTCCttctgaaacacaaacccccACTCTTCTGTCCATGAGGGCTGGAATGCTcgaacattaactttagctttcTTAGTGAGCGATTGCCGACATACCGCTACCAGAGCCTGTCTAAGGTCTTATGGGCTTTATTAGAAATTCTCTGCTGCTACCGAACCCAGCAGTGTTACTAGTAgcctactagccaatcagagcagaggcagagtagggtggGTCTTTGCTGCATGCGAATGGGGATAATTTTTGTACAGTCTAAGGTGGGGATACAAGTCAATCAAACTACCGTCAATAACAGGTCGCGCAACTGTGAACGTTGTAATTTGGCATGCGGATGAGACAGTGCTTCAGCATTTCAACCATGATTTCAACACATCAATAACTCTCTTGCACCAATATTGCCAGCGTGCCATTGGTTAAGGTTGCCGACCCGTTTTAAAGTTTAAGATTAAAATCTCAGTCTCAAATTCTGTAACAATCGATTAGGCAAACTCCATCGGCTGAAGAAGAATGTGTTTGActattgaaagctccagaaaaacagctaaatggaccttgtcaagagattgttttgtcaactgtATGCTAAAATGCAGGTGCAACTGAGctcaatataataaaaaaacaaaactccaaACAACAAGGAGTATCCATTTATCACAATTATTTCAAATTGTGACATGTCAgtgttttgtgatttatttcatttatagcCAGTATAACATTATGAATGTTAGTTTTTTGGATTAAACTCTGACAGTCTTTTTCTTTAGAAAAAATGTACCTGTATATCCTTGGACTAGTGGCTCCCTGGTTCGCCTATCGCTGGTATAAGGGCAGCAGAAGAGTGTCCAACAAGGAAGATAAATATGTCTACATTACTGGCTGTGACACTGGATTTGGCAATCTCCTCGCAAGACACCTGGACAAGCTGGGCTTCAATGTAATCGCATGCTGTTACACTGAGAAGGGTGAGGATGAGCTGAAGGAGAACGCCTCCGACAGACTGACAACCTTTCACCTGGATGTCACCGACTCCAAGAGTGTCAGCGGAACGGCAGCTCTCATCAAGACTCTGGTTGGACAGAAGGGTGAGAGGCTTTGAGATGCTCATTTTATAGTGTCACATTTAATGATGTTTCTTTTATCTCACGGACGGGTATTATATTTATGTCAGATTTTGCAGCATTAGTAGGATGTAAGGTGAATCAACAATATTAatgttgtttatgtttaaaaCTGGGCAGTGCTGATAATGTATCTTAAAGAAAATGTTCCAGCTTTAAAGAAACAGTTCAacgttttaagaaatgcacttgttcactttcttgacgacagttagatgagaagattgataccactctcgtgTCTGTCCGTCaacatgaagctacagccagcagctagttagcttagcataaagaccggAAACAAGGGGAAACCGCTATTCTGGTTCTGTTAAAGGTGATacaatccacctaccagcacctctaaagctcagtaACTAACACACTTTATCTCGTTTTGTTTAATCAGTACAAAAACTGGACTATTTCTTTGCCAGGCATAGTAACTTCAGTGGATTGTGTTACCTTTCGAAAGAGCCAGGCCtatgtttttatgctaagctaaccggctgctggctgtagctacaTATTTGCTGTACGTACATGAGTGGTATAAATTCTTTACTTAACGCTCTGCAAGAAAGGGGATAACAAAAACCGTATTTCCCATAGTGTCAAAGTATTCTTCTAACTCAAGTTTTAGGAATTAGGCAGTTATTTCACTTGTAGGTGATGCTACGCAAGTGGTGCCATGCAAGTGGGTACTCATCTCCTTGCATTTATTATCTTGTTGTGTTGCTTCAGGCCTGTGGGCCGTGGTGAACAACGCTGGAGTCGCTCTGCCGTCTGGTCCCACTGACTGGCTCACTATAGACGACTACAAGGACATGATAGCTGTCAATCTGTGCGGTGTAATCGACGTAACACTGAGCGTCCTCCCTCTCATCAAGAAGGCCAGAGGCAGAGTGGTGAACGTCGCCAGTGTGTTTGGGCGAGTCACCCCGTTCGGCGGACCGTACTGCGTGTCCAAGTACGGAGTGGAGTCCTTCAACGACAGTCTGCGGTGAGAGGAGATGTAACCTTTTTCATGCTGTACACACGTTGTTATTCTCACAAGTGTCTTCTTGACTAACAGCAAACCTAATTTATCTTTCAGTTTAAACATGGCACCATTTGGTATCAAGGTTGCATGCATTGAGCCGGGCTTCTTCAAAACAAATGTGACTGACATAATGGGGATGCAAAATAACCTGAGGAAGCTCTGGGACAGATTGCCTCAGGATGTGAAGGACGACTATGGAcctgcttttttaaatgactgtgaGTTACTCAACCTTTTATGTTAATAACGTTTTTGTATTGCTTTAGCAGCTCAACACATCACAGAACAATTCACAAACATAGAGGAGATGTTTTGTCGACTGGTGCTCATCTCTCCAAAAATGACCCATGTTCTCCAtgacataaacaaacattaacAAAGCAGATTCTGCTAACATGTAAAATAACGAGTTCTGTTGAAGATGTTTAATTATTAAATTACAAGTAAAggtactattttttttatttattttttttttacaaaagatgGTAATGACTTGTAGAAAGTGCATCAAGGCTTGCGTTAAGCGCTGCAAGTGCAAAGTGGAATTAACTTGCTCAATGTCTGTGTGACAGACACATTAGAACACTGTTTctttgttaataataataataagtttatttgatatagcacctttttacagacaaagtcacaaagtgcttcacaagatAAGTATTTGTAGAAATACAGTGCaatccaacagaaaataaacaagggaaaaaagaaaataattattgaatGACCAATGAAAATCATTTCAACGATTAAAACCCAAAGTTTACAGACAAGAGTCAAATGTGAATTTAAACAGatgtgtcttcagctgctttttaaaagcttcaaCAGATACTGCAGAACGTAGGGACAGTAGGAAGGGCGTTCCACAGGTTTGGAGCCACTGCTTCAAAGGAacggtcacctttagttttttAAACGAGCGCGTGGGACCACCATTAATCCTtggttagaagacctgagggACCTGTTCGTAGTGtacggatggagcaggtcagatATATAAGCAGGTGCCAGACCATGCAAAGCTTTATAGGCCAGAACAAGAACTTTTAATTTGTATCCTGAACTTGATCGGAAGCCAATGTAATGAGTATAAAATTGGAGTGATGTGCGacatcctgctggacctggtcaacagtctagcagcagagttctggactAGTTGTAGACGGTCCTGGGAGGACTTGCTAAGACAAGTGAAAAtggagttgcagtaatcaagccggGATGATAAAAAtccatgaatgatcatctcaagCTCAGAATGCGAAACAACAGCTCTAAGTTTGGCAATGTTTCTTAATTGAAAGAAACATGTGCGGGtgttctttacaaactcaaacatttactgtataaactgaaaaatgctttactttgaatcactgcactaatatttagttgcataaccattatttctgagaactgcttcacatctgtcatgactgttgggtctgttggttttctatgactctacaatacttactagtaaattatttgccatgtagaaatatcacttctaccaaaaaaattgatttatgaggttagtgatgttggactgctattattttgaacacaactgtgtgtgtgtgtgtgtgtgtatacagtggtgtgaaaaagtgtttgcccccttcctcatttcctgttcctttgcatgtttgtcacacttaagtgtttcgaacatcaaaccaatttaaacaaaagtcaaggacaacacaagtaaacacaaaatgcaatttgtaaatgaaggtgtttattattaaaggagaaaaaaaaatccaaaccatcatggccctgtgtgaaaaaagtgattgcccccccttgttaaaacatactataactgtggttgtccacacctgagttcaatttctctagccacacccaggcctgattattgccacacctgttcacaatcaaggcatcacttaaataggagctgcttgacacagtaaggtccaccagaagatccttaaaagctacacatcatgccgagacccaaagaaattcaggaacaattgagaaagaaagtaattgagatctatcagtctggaaagggttataaagccatttccaaagctttgggaatccagcgaaccacagtgagagccattatccacaaatggcgaagacatggaacagtggtgaaccttcccaggagtggccggccgcccaaaattaccccaagagtgcagcgacgactcatccaagaggtcacaaagaccccacaacaacgtccaaagaactgcaggcctcacttgcctcagttaaggtcagcgttcatgcctccaccatcaggaaaagactgggcaaaaatggcctgcatggcagagttccaaggagaaaaccactgctgagcaaaaaagaacatcaaagcttgtctcaatttctccagaacacatcttgatgatccccaagacttttgggacaacattctgtggaccgatgagacaaaaagtggaactctttggaaggtgtgtgtccaagtatatctggcgtagaaggaacactgcatttcataaaaagaacattataccaactgtaaaatatggtggtggtagtgtgatggtctgggggctgttttgctgcttcaggacctggaagacttgccgtgataaaaggaactatgaattctgctgtctaccaagagatcctgaaggagaatgtccgaccatctgttcgtgtactcaagctgaaacgaacttgggttctgcagcaggacaatgatcctaaacacaccagcaagtccaccaccgaatggctgaagaaaaactaaatgaagactttggagtggcctagccaaagtcctgacctgaatcctattgagatgttgtggtatgaccttaaaaaggccgttcatgctcgaaaaaccctctaatgtaactgaattaggacaattctgcaaagatgagtgggccaaaattcctccaggacgctgtaaaagcctcattgcacgttatcgcaaacgcttggttgcagttgttgctgctaagggtggcccaaccagttattaggtttagggggcaatc
It contains:
- the LOC144525210 gene encoding retinol dehydrogenase 7-like isoform X1; the encoded protein is MRHLMYSFSAQKMYLYILGLVAPWFAYRWYKGSRRVSNKEDKYVYITGCDTGFGNLLARHLDKLGFNVIACCYTEKGEDELKENASDRLTTFHLDVTDSKSVSGTAALIKTLVGQKGLWAVVNNAGVALPSGPTDWLTIDDYKDMIAVNLCGVIDVTLSVLPLIKKARGRVVNVASVFGRVTPFGGPYCVSKYGVESFNDSLRLNMAPFGIKVACIEPGFFKTNVTDIMGMQNNLRKLWDRLPQDVKDDYGPAFLNDSLEMLTQRFRMLTDSNLMKVVSCMEHAISAVHPRTRYSAGWDAKFYWLPVSYMPTCISDRLFRTHSPTVKPKVSAQ
- the LOC144525210 gene encoding retinol dehydrogenase 7-like isoform X2, whose product is MYLYILGLVAPWFAYRWYKGSRRVSNKEDKYVYITGCDTGFGNLLARHLDKLGFNVIACCYTEKGEDELKENASDRLTTFHLDVTDSKSVSGTAALIKTLVGQKGLWAVVNNAGVALPSGPTDWLTIDDYKDMIAVNLCGVIDVTLSVLPLIKKARGRVVNVASVFGRVTPFGGPYCVSKYGVESFNDSLRLNMAPFGIKVACIEPGFFKTNVTDIMGMQNNLRKLWDRLPQDVKDDYGPAFLNDSLEMLTQRFRMLTDSNLMKVVSCMEHAISAVHPRTRYSAGWDAKFYWLPVSYMPTCISDRLFRTHSPTVKPKVSAQ